A section of the Cinclus cinclus chromosome 27, bCinCin1.1, whole genome shotgun sequence genome encodes:
- the INKA2 gene encoding PAK4-inhibitor INKA2: MEQHLRRLRQELLSMKEVGDGLHEQMNCMMGALQELKLLQVQTALEHLDISGCRSPPEQRRCCRSSRAVPDTGEAQGHCPVPRPAGLSHPTALPGSERPRDTPCSCRSPCREDPCPPAGPSPVSGAAELGRPRTPEASSQGTAGGWPLCQECPGCDDGHDWTSSLMSQSRNRQPLVLGDNIFADLVGNWLDLPELDKKGEKSEASLSTSRSQELCRKFSLTANIFKKFLRSVRPDRDRLLKEKPCWLPPEDKQPEISKRSKKINKLKGTFYLQSHHSKAERCPRADSRSEHPKMGTRKVPDSRDYNQAGFDINTAVWV, from the coding sequence ctctcCATGAAGGAGGTGGGTGACGGGCTGCACGAGCAGATGAACTGCATGATGGGtgccctgcaggagctgaagctgctgcaggtgcagaCAGCCCTGGAGCACTTGGACATCTCGGGGTGCCGGAGCCCCCCGGAGCAGCGCCGGTGCTGCCGGAGCAGCCGGGCCGTGCCGGACACGGGGGAGGCGCAGGGACACTGCCCCGTGCCACGGCCAGCTGGTTTGTCCCACcccactgccctgccagggAGCGAGCGCCCTCGAGACACCCCCTGCTCCTGCCGGAGCCCGTGCCGGGAGGATCCGTGTCCCCCAGCAGGACCTTCCCCCGTGTCCGGCGCGGCGGAGCTCGGCCGGCCCCGGACACCGGAggccagcagccagggcacGGCTGGGGGGTGGCCGCTGTGCCAGGAGTGCCCGGGCTGTGACGATGGCCACGACTGGACATCGTCCCTGATGTCCCAGAGCAGGAACCGGCAGCCGCTGGTGCTGGGGGACAACATCTTTGCAGACTTGGTGGGGAACTGGCTGGACCTGCCCGAGCTGGATAAGAAGGGGGAGAAGAGCGAGGCGTCCCTGTCCACGAGCAGatcccaggagctctgcaggaagTTCTCCCTCACTGCCAACATCTTCAAGAAGTTCCTGAGGAGCGTGCGGCCAGACCGGGACAGGCTGCTCAAGGAGAAACCTTGCTGGCTTCCTCCTGAGGACAAACAGCCCGAGATCTCCAAGAGGTCTAAAAAGATCAACAAGCTCAAGGGGACATTTTACCTGCAGAGCCatcacagcaaagcagagaggtGCCCCAGGGCAGACAGCCGTAGTGAGCACCCCAAAATGGGCACCAGGAAAGTCCCGGATTCCAGGGACTACAACCAGGCAGGGTTTGACATCAACACGGCCGTGTGGGTCTGa
- the RAP1A gene encoding ras-related protein Rap-1A, with amino-acid sequence MREYKLVVLGSGGVGKSALTVQFVQGIFVEKYDPTIEDSYRKQVEVDCQQCMLEILDTAGTEQFTAMRDLYMKNGQGFALVYSITAQSTFNDLQDLREQILRVKDTEDVPMILVGNKCDLEEERVVGKEQGQNLARQWCNCAFLESSAKSKINVNEIFYDLVRQINRKTPVEKKKPKKKSCLLL; translated from the exons ATGCGTGAGTACAAGCTGGTGGTCCTTGGTTCAGGAGGTGTGGGCAAGTCTGCTCTG aCTGTACAGTTCGTTCAGGGaatttttgttgaaaaatatGACCCAACAATAGAGGATTCATACAGAAAG cAAGTGGAAGTAGACTGTCAGCAGTGTATGCTGGAGATCCTcgacacagcagggaca GAGCAGTTCACAGCCATGAGGGATCTGTACATGAAGAATGGGCAGGGGTTTGCACTAGTATATTCTATAACAGCACAGTCCACGTTTAATGACCTGCAGGACCTGCGGGAACAGATTCTACGGGTTAAGGACACTGAAGAT GTTCCCATGATTCTGGTTGGCAATAAATGTGACCTGGAGGAAGAACGAGTGGTGGGCAAAGAGCAGGGGCAGAACTTAGCACGACAGTGGTGCAACTGTGCCTTTCTAGAATCGTCTGCAAAGTCCAAAATCAACGTAAATGAG ATCTTTTATGACCTGGTCAGACAGATAAATAGAAAAACACCAGTGGAAAAGAAGAAGCCTAAAAAGAAATCATGTCTGCTGCTTTAG